One part of the Streptococcus sp. oral taxon 431 genome encodes these proteins:
- a CDS encoding dihydroorotase, which produces MLVIKNGRVMDPKSGLDQVCDVLVDEGKIVQIAPEIQEEGAQVIDATGLVVAPGLVDIHVHFREPGQTHKEDIHTGALAAAAGGFTTVVMMANTSPTISDVETLQEVLQSAGKEKINVKTVATITKNFNGQDLTDFKALLEAGAVGFSDDGIPLESSKVVKEAMEEAKKLNTFISLHEEDPGLNGTLGFNENIAKEHFHICGATGVAEYAMIARDVMIAYATKAHVHIQHLSKEESVKVVEFAQNMGANVTAEVAPQHFSRTEALLLTKGSNAKMNPPLRLETDRRAVIEGLKSGVISVIATDHAPHHADEKNVEDITKAPSGMTGLETSLSLGLTYLVEAGELSLMQLLEKMTYNPAKLYNFEAGYLAENGPADITIFDDKADRIVDTHFASKAANSPFIGEQLKGQVKYTICKGHIVYQAD; this is translated from the coding sequence ATGTTAGTAATCAAAAACGGCCGTGTGATGGATCCAAAGTCTGGTTTGGATCAAGTTTGTGATGTTTTGGTTGATGAAGGGAAAATTGTTCAAATCGCTCCTGAAATCCAGGAAGAAGGTGCTCAAGTAATAGATGCTACTGGTCTTGTAGTTGCGCCTGGTTTGGTGGATATCCATGTTCATTTCCGTGAACCTGGCCAAACACACAAGGAGGACATCCATACTGGGGCACTAGCGGCTGCCGCAGGTGGTTTTACAACGGTTGTCATGATGGCTAATACCAGTCCAACCATTTCGGACGTAGAAACTTTGCAAGAAGTTCTCCAGTCTGCTGGCAAGGAAAAAATTAACGTCAAAACGGTTGCGACTATTACCAAGAACTTTAATGGCCAAGACTTGACAGACTTTAAGGCGCTTTTAGAAGCAGGGGCAGTTGGTTTTTCTGATGACGGGATTCCTCTTGAAAGTAGTAAAGTTGTCAAGGAAGCCATGGAAGAGGCTAAAAAGTTAAACACCTTTATCAGTCTGCACGAAGAAGATCCTGGTTTAAATGGTACTCTAGGTTTTAACGAAAATATCGCTAAAGAACATTTCCATATCTGCGGTGCAACAGGAGTTGCAGAGTACGCTATGATTGCTCGTGATGTCATGATTGCCTATGCAACTAAGGCTCATGTTCATATTCAGCATTTGTCAAAAGAAGAAAGTGTAAAAGTTGTGGAGTTTGCTCAAAATATGGGAGCAAACGTAACTGCAGAAGTAGCACCCCAGCATTTTTCTAGGACTGAAGCTCTGCTTTTGACTAAAGGAAGTAACGCTAAGATGAATCCACCTCTTCGTTTGGAGACTGATCGTCGCGCCGTCATTGAAGGTTTAAAATCTGGAGTCATTTCTGTCATTGCTACTGACCACGCGCCTCACCATGCTGACGAAAAAAATGTTGAGGATATTACCAAAGCTCCATCAGGTATGACAGGTTTGGAAACTTCTTTGTCACTAGGTTTAACCTACTTGGTTGAAGCTGGCGAGTTGAGTTTAATGCAATTGCTAGAAAAAATGACCTACAATCCAGCAAAACTTTATAATTTTGAAGCAGGTTATTTAGCTGAAAACGGGCCAGCTGATATTACGATTTTCGATGATAAAGCTGACCGAATCGTAGACACGCATTTTGCTTCTAAAGCAGCTAATTCACCATTCATTGGTGAACAATTAAAAGGGCAGGTTAAATATACTATCTGTAAGGGACATATCGTTTATCAAGCAGATTAG
- a CDS encoding DUF1831 domain-containing protein has translation MAFEKTISLKNCRYDYTLSPTVKKFTLKDNTFFETKVGNYELTRLLEKVPNSGEGFQLKIIINKDLTGAKINITDKFGLRLVDIFKSEETHIHQEKFYFLMDSLVERGVFTKSER, from the coding sequence ATGGCATTCGAAAAAACTATTAGTCTCAAAAATTGCCGTTACGATTACACACTTAGCCCAACTGTCAAAAAGTTTACTCTAAAAGATAACACTTTTTTTGAAACAAAGGTTGGTAACTATGAACTAACACGCCTTCTTGAGAAGGTTCCAAATAGTGGGGAAGGTTTCCAACTTAAGATTATTATCAACAAAGACTTAACAGGTGCAAAAATCAACATCACTGATAAATTTGGTCTGCGTTTGGTTGATATCTTTAAGTCAGAAGAAACTCATATCCACCAAGAGAAATTCTACTTCTTGATGGACAGTCTTGTTGAACGTGGTGTCTTCACTAAAAGTGAAAGATAG
- a CDS encoding YjjG family noncanonical pyrimidine nucleotidase: MKYKYLLFDLDHTLLDFDAAEDIALSQLLKEEGVEDIQAYKDYYVPMNKALWKDLEQKKITKAELINTRFAKLFAHFGIEKDGAYLAERYQFFLSKQGQTFPGVEDLLRKLISQGYELYAATNGITYIQTGRLEQSGIAPFFKEIFISEQLHTQKPDAEFYEKIGTRIPNFDKNQTLMIGDSLSADIQGGNNAGIDTIWYNPQHLENKTQAQPTYEVDSYQALLDCLGLL, translated from the coding sequence TTGAAATATAAGTATTTACTCTTCGACCTCGACCACACCTTACTCGATTTTGATGCTGCAGAAGATATTGCCTTATCGCAACTCCTAAAAGAAGAAGGAGTAGAGGATATACAAGCCTATAAAGATTACTATGTACCAATGAACAAGGCTCTTTGGAAGGATTTGGAACAGAAAAAAATTACAAAGGCTGAGTTAATTAACACACGTTTTGCAAAATTATTTGCTCACTTTGGTATTGAAAAAGATGGGGCTTACTTAGCAGAGCGCTACCAGTTTTTCCTATCAAAACAGGGACAGACTTTCCCAGGTGTCGAAGATTTATTAAGAAAATTGATAAGTCAGGGTTATGAGCTCTATGCTGCAACAAATGGAATCACCTATATTCAGACAGGTCGTTTGGAACAATCTGGTATTGCGCCATTTTTCAAGGAAATCTTCATTTCTGAGCAACTCCATACCCAAAAACCAGATGCTGAATTTTATGAAAAAATTGGAACTCGTATCCCTAATTTTGATAAAAATCAGACCCTTATGATTGGTGATTCTTTGTCAGCTGATATTCAAGGTGGAAATAATGCTGGCATCGATACCATCTGGTACAATCCTCAACATCTGGAAAATAAGACACAAGCTCAGCCAACTTATGAAGTCGACTCTTATCAGGCGCTGCTTGATTGCTTGGGGCTCCTTTAA
- a CDS encoding DUF4649 family protein: MFRLTYKDTYQVDRLLEYEDYEALMLSLSGCVTLPDTTVITSLTYKGKEIYQGLLGDLYRFLFHYDFTKIN; the protein is encoded by the coding sequence ATGTTTCGATTAACCTATAAGGATACCTATCAAGTCGATCGCCTTTTAGAATACGAAGATTACGAAGCACTCATGCTGTCACTTTCAGGATGTGTGACTCTTCCAGATACGACCGTCATTACTTCTCTTACCTATAAGGGAAAAGAAATCTATCAAGGTCTTCTGGGAGATCTCTATCGTTTTCTATTTCACTATGATTTTACAAAGATAAACTAA
- a CDS encoding ribose-phosphate diphosphokinase produces the protein MSDTKNMKLFALSSNQEIAQRIADAAGVPLGKVSSRQFSDGEIQVNIEESVRGYDVYIIQSTSYPVNNHLMELLIMVDACVRASANTINVVLPYFGYARQDRIASSREPLTAKLVANMLVKAGVSRVLTLDLHAVQVQGFFDIPVDNLYTIPLFAKHYCDKGLTGSDVVVVSPKNSGVKRARSLAEYLDAPIAIIDYAQDDSERSQGYIIGEVEGKKAILIDDILNTGRTFSEAAKILERDGATEIYAVSSHGLFVNGAAELLDATNIKEILVTDSVVTESRKPKNVQYITASELIGDAMVRIHERKPVSPLFK, from the coding sequence ATGTCAGATACAAAAAACATGAAACTTTTCGCACTATCTTCCAACCAGGAAATTGCTCAAAGAATCGCAGATGCTGCAGGTGTTCCACTTGGAAAAGTATCTTCACGCCAATTTTCAGATGGTGAAATCCAAGTTAACATCGAAGAAAGTGTTCGTGGATATGATGTTTATATCATCCAATCAACTAGTTATCCAGTAAATAACCACTTGATGGAACTCTTGATTATGGTTGATGCTTGTGTTCGCGCTAGTGCTAATACTATTAACGTTGTACTTCCATACTTCGGCTACGCTCGCCAAGATCGTATCGCTTCTTCACGCGAACCACTTACTGCAAAACTGGTTGCAAATATGTTGGTCAAAGCCGGAGTTAGTCGTGTATTGACACTTGACCTCCATGCCGTTCAGGTTCAAGGATTCTTTGACATTCCTGTAGATAACCTCTACACAATCCCGCTTTTTGCCAAACACTACTGCGATAAAGGTTTGACTGGTTCAGATGTGGTTGTTGTCAGTCCTAAAAACTCTGGTGTAAAACGTGCTCGTAGTCTTGCAGAATACCTAGATGCTCCAATTGCCATCATTGATTATGCACAAGATGATTCTGAACGCAGTCAAGGTTACATTATCGGGGAGGTTGAAGGTAAGAAAGCAATCTTAATCGATGACATTCTGAATACTGGCCGTACCTTCTCTGAAGCTGCTAAAATCTTAGAACGTGACGGTGCAACTGAAATCTATGCAGTTTCAAGTCATGGACTATTCGTTAACGGTGCTGCAGAGTTATTAGATGCAACAAATATCAAGGAAATCTTGGTTACAGATTCTGTTGTGACAGAAAGTAGAAAACCTAAAAACGTACAATACATCACTGCTAGTGAATTGATTGGTGATGCTATGGTTCGTATTCATGAAAGAAAACCAGTTAGTCCACTATTTAAATAG
- a CDS encoding RluA family pseudouridine synthase has translation MRFEFIADEHVKVKTFLKKHEVSKGLLAKIKFRGGDIRVNGHPQNATYLLDIGDVVVIDIPPEEGFETLEAIDYPLDILFEDDHFLILNKPFGVASIPSVNHSNTIANFIKGYYVKQNYENQQVHIVTRLDRDTSGLMLFAKHGYAHARLDKQLQKKAIEKRYFALVKGDGFLEPQGEIIAPIARDEDSIITRRVAKGGKYAHTSYRIVESYGNIHLVDIRLHTGRTHQIRVHFSHIGFPLLGDDLYGGSLEHGIERQALHCHYLSFYHPFLEEQLEMESPLPDDFNTLITQLSNNNLS, from the coding sequence ATGAGGTTTGAATTTATTGCTGACGAACACGTCAAGGTAAAGACTTTTCTGAAAAAGCATGAAGTCTCTAAAGGTTTGCTGGCCAAAATCAAGTTTCGAGGTGGAGATATTCGCGTAAACGGTCATCCACAAAATGCAACCTATCTCTTAGATATAGGGGATGTGGTTGTCATCGACATTCCTCCTGAGGAAGGTTTTGAGACACTGGAAGCAATTGATTATCCACTGGATATTCTGTTTGAAGATGATCATTTCTTAATTCTAAACAAACCCTTTGGTGTGGCCTCGATTCCTAGTGTCAATCATTCCAATACCATTGCCAACTTTATCAAGGGCTACTATGTGAAACAGAACTATGAAAATCAGCAGGTTCACATTGTAACCAGACTAGATCGCGATACTTCGGGTCTCATGCTTTTTGCTAAACATGGTTATGCTCATGCTAGACTAGACAAGCAGTTGCAAAAGAAAGCCATTGAAAAGCGCTATTTTGCTCTGGTTAAAGGAGATGGTTTTCTGGAACCTCAAGGTGAAATTATTGCCCCGATTGCCCGTGACGAAGATTCCATTATCACTAGACGAGTGGCAAAAGGTGGTAAATATGCCCATACTTCCTATCGAATAGTGGAGTCTTATGGCAATATTCATCTAGTTGATATTCGACTACATACGGGAAGGACACACCAGATTCGTGTTCATTTCTCCCATATCGGTTTCCCTTTGCTTGGCGATGACCTCTATGGTGGTAGTCTTGAACATGGCATAGAGCGTCAAGCTCTGCATTGCCATTACTTATCGTTTTATCATCCTTTTCTTGAAGAGCAGTTGGAGATGGAAAGTCCACTGCCGGATGATTTCAACACTCTTATAACTCAGTTATCAAATAATAATTTATCTTAA
- the pta gene encoding phosphate acetyltransferase — MEVFESLKANLVGKNARIVLPEGEEPRILQATKRIVKETEVIPVLLGNPDKIKIYLEIEGIMDGYEVIDPAHYPQFEEMVASLVERRKGKMTEEEAREVLINDVNYFGVMLVYMGLVDGMVSGAIHSTAATVRPALQIIKTRPNVSRTSGAFLMVRGTERYLFGDCAININPNAEALAEIAINSAITAKMFGIEPKIAMLSYSTKGSGFGESVDKVVEATKIAHDLRPDLEIDGELQFDAAFVPETAALKAPGSKVAGQANVFIFPGIEAGNIGYKMAERLGGFAAVGPVLQGLNKPVNDLSRGCNSDDVFKLTLITAAQAVHQ, encoded by the coding sequence ATGGAAGTTTTTGAAAGTTTAAAAGCCAACCTAGTTGGTAAAAATGCACGTATTGTCTTGCCAGAAGGTGAAGAACCACGTATTCTTCAAGCTACAAAACGCATCGTAAAAGAAACAGAAGTTATCCCTGTCCTACTAGGAAATCCTGATAAAATTAAAATCTATCTTGAAATTGAAGGAATCATGGATGGTTATGAAGTAATTGACCCAGCACATTATCCTCAATTTGAAGAAATGGTAGCATCACTTGTAGAACGTCGTAAAGGAAAAATGACTGAAGAGGAAGCGAGAGAAGTGCTCATCAATGACGTTAACTATTTTGGTGTTATGTTGGTATACATGGGCTTAGTCGATGGTATGGTTTCAGGAGCTATTCACTCTACTGCGGCAACTGTTCGCCCAGCCCTTCAAATCATTAAAACTCGTCCGAATGTTAGCCGTACTTCAGGTGCCTTTCTCATGGTTCGTGGTACTGAGCGTTACCTCTTTGGTGACTGTGCCATCAATATCAATCCTAACGCTGAAGCTTTGGCAGAGATTGCGATTAACTCTGCAATTACAGCTAAGATGTTCGGTATCGAACCAAAAATTGCTATGCTAAGCTATTCAACTAAAGGTTCAGGTTTTGGTGAAAGCGTAGATAAAGTTGTTGAAGCAACTAAGATTGCTCACGACTTGCGTCCTGACCTTGAAATCGATGGGGAATTACAATTTGATGCTGCCTTCGTTCCAGAAACAGCTGCTCTCAAGGCACCAGGAAGCAAGGTTGCTGGACAAGCAAACGTCTTTATCTTCCCAGGTATCGAAGCAGGAAATATTGGCTACAAGATGGCAGAACGTCTCGGTGGCTTTGCAGCGGTTGGTCCAGTATTGCAAGGTTTGAACAAACCAGTTAATGACCTTTCTCGTGGATGTAATTCAGATGACGTCTTCAAACTTACTCTAATCACAGCAGCACAAGCTGTACACCAATAA
- a CDS encoding NUDIX hydrolase, giving the protein MPQLATICYIDNGKELLMLHRNKKPNDVHEGKWIGVGGKLERGETPQECAAREILEETGLKAKPVLKGVITFPEFTPNLDWYTYVFKVTEFEGDLIDCNEGTLEWVPYDEVLSKPTWEGDHTFVEWLLEGKPFFSAKFVYDGDKLLDTQVDFYE; this is encoded by the coding sequence ATGCCTCAGCTAGCGACAATTTGCTACATTGATAATGGAAAAGAATTGCTCATGCTTCATCGCAATAAAAAGCCTAATGATGTCCATGAAGGAAAATGGATCGGTGTAGGTGGAAAGTTAGAGCGTGGAGAAACTCCACAAGAATGTGCTGCTCGTGAGATTTTAGAAGAAACTGGTCTAAAAGCAAAACCAGTATTAAAAGGAGTGATCACCTTTCCTGAATTCACTCCGAACCTAGACTGGTATACCTATGTATTTAAGGTGACAGAGTTTGAGGGTGATTTGATTGACTGTAACGAAGGGACCTTAGAATGGGTTCCATACGATGAAGTTTTAAGCAAACCAACCTGGGAAGGAGACCACACCTTTGTCGAGTGGCTCTTAGAGGGGAAGCCTTTCTTTTCAGCCAAATTTGTTTATGATGGTGATAAGTTATTGGATACCCAAGTGGATTTCTACGAATAA
- a CDS encoding cysteine desulfurase family protein, whose product MIYLDNAATTPMSSVAISAMTQVMQETYGNPSSIHGHGRQAGKLLREARQELASLLGTKPQHIFFTTGGTESNNTAIIGYCLRHQNRGKHIITTAIEHHAVLEPIKYLVENFGFEVTILQPEHQEITADQVKNALREDTILVSTMFANNETGTLLPIAEIGEVLKNHPAVYHVDAVQAIGKLEILPEELGIDFLSASAHKFYGPKGVGFLYAASTDFDSYLHGGDQEQKKRAGTENLPAIVGMVAALKDDLENQAQNFKKVQQLKDTFLKEMAETDYYLNQGKDQLPYVLNIGFPGQRNDLLLLRLDLEGISISTGSACTAGVVQVSHVLQAFYGEDSPRLHESVRVSISPQNTEQEMITLAQTLKEIIGG is encoded by the coding sequence TTGATTTATTTGGATAATGCTGCAACGACTCCGATGTCTTCAGTAGCTATCTCAGCAATGACTCAAGTCATGCAAGAAACTTATGGCAACCCTTCTAGTATTCATGGCCATGGGCGTCAAGCAGGTAAACTATTACGAGAAGCTCGTCAAGAACTAGCAAGTTTACTAGGAACAAAGCCACAACATATATTCTTTACCACTGGTGGTACTGAAAGCAATAATACTGCTATCATCGGCTACTGCCTTCGCCATCAAAATCGTGGGAAGCACATTATCACTACTGCGATTGAGCACCATGCTGTTCTAGAACCCATCAAATACTTGGTTGAAAATTTCGGTTTTGAAGTGACTATTTTACAGCCTGAACATCAAGAAATCACTGCAGACCAAGTCAAAAATGCACTGCGTGAAGATACCATTCTTGTTTCTACTATGTTTGCCAACAATGAAACTGGTACACTGTTACCTATTGCTGAAATTGGTGAGGTTCTAAAAAATCATCCAGCCGTCTATCATGTCGATGCAGTTCAGGCAATCGGTAAATTAGAGATACTTCCCGAAGAATTGGGAATTGATTTTCTCAGTGCTTCTGCACACAAATTTTATGGTCCAAAAGGAGTTGGTTTTCTCTATGCTGCATCTACAGATTTTGATTCCTACCTTCATGGTGGTGATCAAGAGCAGAAAAAAAGAGCAGGAACAGAAAATCTTCCTGCCATTGTAGGAATGGTAGCAGCTCTAAAGGATGATCTTGAAAACCAAGCACAAAACTTTAAAAAAGTTCAACAACTAAAAGACACCTTCTTAAAGGAAATGGCTGAGACAGACTATTACCTCAATCAAGGGAAAGATCAGCTACCTTATGTCCTTAATATTGGATTTCCAGGTCAACGAAATGATCTACTACTTCTTCGTCTGGATCTTGAAGGGATTTCTATTTCAACTGGTTCTGCTTGTACTGCAGGTGTCGTTCAGGTTAGTCATGTTCTTCAGGCTTTCTACGGAGAAGACTCTCCTCGCTTACACGAATCCGTTCGCGTCAGCATTTCACCTCAAAATACAGAGCAAGAAATGATCACTCTCGCACAAACTCTAAAAGAAATCATTGGAGGATAA
- a CDS encoding GTP pyrophosphokinase: MITEWEEFLDPYIQAVGELKIKLRGIRKQYRKQNKHSPIEFVTGRVKPIESIKEKMARRGIGYDTLEQDLQDIAGLRVMVQFVDDVSEVVAILRKRQDMRVVQERDYITHRKASGYRSYHLIIEYTVDTIKGARTILVEIQIRTLAMNFWATIEHSLNYKYQGDFPEEIKKRLEITARISHQLDEEMSKIRDDIQEAQALFDPLHRKLNDGVGNSDDTDEEYR, from the coding sequence ATGATTACAGAATGGGAAGAATTTTTAGATCCTTACATTCAGGCTGTCGGAGAGCTGAAGATAAAACTCCGAGGTATTCGAAAACAATATCGCAAACAAAATAAACATTCTCCAATTGAGTTTGTAACTGGTCGAGTCAAACCGATCGAAAGTATAAAAGAAAAAATGGCTCGTCGAGGGATTGGATACGATACGTTGGAACAGGACTTGCAAGATATTGCAGGTTTACGCGTCATGGTTCAATTTGTAGATGACGTGAGCGAGGTTGTTGCCATCCTTCGTAAGAGGCAAGACATGAGAGTGGTACAAGAACGTGACTACATTACTCATCGAAAGGCTTCAGGCTATCGTTCTTACCATTTGATTATTGAGTATACAGTTGATACGATCAAGGGGGCAAGAACGATTCTGGTGGAGATTCAGATTCGTACCTTGGCTATGAATTTTTGGGCTACCATCGAGCATTCTCTAAATTATAAATATCAAGGGGATTTTCCAGAAGAAATTAAGAAACGTCTGGAAATCACAGCAAGGATATCTCACCAATTGGATGAAGAAATGAGTAAAATTCGTGATGATATCCAGGAAGCACAGGCACTCTTTGATCCATTGCATAGAAAGTTAAATGACGGGGTAGGTAATAGTGACGATACCGATGAAGAATACAGGTAA
- a CDS encoding CYTH domain-containing protein: MKHLEIEMKTLLIKDEYQRLQEHFSGVTPITQKNYYLDTPDFYLRKHKIAMRIRTFENSAELTIKIPQKVGNMEYNQDLSLEEANHCLKECKLPQGMILDELTSRGLSTSGWVVLGCLTTVRYEKQTPIGLMALDQSQYFDIVDYELELEVEDGNQGSLDFQEFLQDNEIHYKKAPSKLVRFIENMKKY, encoded by the coding sequence ATGAAACATTTAGAAATTGAAATGAAAACACTTCTAATCAAGGATGAATATCAAAGATTGCAGGAGCACTTTTCAGGAGTCACACCTATTACACAAAAAAATTACTACCTAGACACGCCTGATTTTTACCTTCGCAAACATAAAATCGCTATGCGCATTCGTACTTTTGAAAATAGCGCTGAATTGACCATAAAAATCCCACAAAAAGTTGGAAATATGGAGTACAATCAAGATCTCAGTCTTGAGGAAGCAAACCATTGTCTTAAAGAATGTAAACTTCCACAAGGAATGATTCTTGACGAATTGACTAGCCGTGGACTTTCAACCAGTGGCTGGGTAGTTTTAGGTTGCCTAACTACTGTTCGTTACGAAAAGCAAACTCCGATCGGACTCATGGCACTTGATCAGAGCCAATACTTTGATATTGTTGACTATGAGCTTGAATTAGAAGTGGAAGATGGCAACCAAGGAAGTCTTGACTTCCAAGAATTTTTACAAGACAATGAAATCCATTACAAAAAAGCTCCCTCAAAATTGGTTCGTTTTATAGAAAATATGAAAAAATACTGA
- a CDS encoding redox-sensing transcriptional repressor Rex translates to MKEKQSTIPKATAKRLSLYYRIFKRFHAEKIERANSKQIAEAIGIDSATVRRDFSYFGELGRRGFGYDVKKLMTFFADLLNDNSITNVMLVGIGNMGHALLHYRFHERNKMKIIMAFDLDDHPEVGTKTPDGIPIYGISQIKDKIKNADVKTAILTVPSVKSQEVANLLVEAGIKGILSFSPVHLQLPKDVVAQYVDLTSELQTLLYFMRKED, encoded by the coding sequence GTGAAAGAAAAACAGTCCACTATTCCTAAAGCAACAGCAAAGAGACTTTCTCTTTATTATCGTATCTTTAAAAGATTTCATGCAGAAAAAATTGAAAGAGCCAACTCAAAACAAATTGCCGAGGCCATTGGTATTGACTCTGCTACTGTTAGACGAGATTTTTCCTACTTTGGTGAACTTGGTCGCCGTGGATTTGGCTACGATGTCAAAAAACTAATGACGTTTTTTGCTGATCTTCTAAATGATAATTCTATTACAAATGTTATGTTGGTGGGTATTGGTAATATGGGGCATGCACTCCTTCACTACCGTTTCCACGAACGAAACAAAATGAAAATCATTATGGCTTTTGATTTGGATGATCATCCTGAAGTTGGGACAAAAACTCCTGATGGAATCCCAATTTATGGAATTTCCCAAATCAAGGATAAAATAAAGAATGCAGATGTTAAAACTGCAATCTTAACAGTTCCGAGTGTCAAATCACAAGAAGTAGCTAATCTCCTTGTCGAAGCAGGTATTAAAGGAATTTTAAGCTTTTCACCCGTTCATCTCCAACTTCCAAAAGATGTGGTAGCTCAGTATGTAGATTTAACTAGTGAATTGCAAACTCTCCTCTATTTCATGAGAAAAGAGGATTAG
- a CDS encoding NAD kinase, whose product MKNTGKRIDLIANRKPQSQRVLYELRDRLKKNNFILNDKHPDIVISIGGDGMLLSAFHKYEDQLDKVRFVGVHTGHLGFYTDYRDFELDQLLTNLQLDTGARVSYPLLNVKIFLENGEVKIFRALNEASIRRADRTMVADIIINQVPFERFRGDGLTVSTPTGSTAYNKSLGGAVLHPTIEALQLTEIASLNNRVYRTLGSSIIVPKKDKIELIPTRNDYHTISVDNSIYSYRNIERIEYQIDHHKIHFVATPSHTSFWNRVKDAFIGEVDE is encoded by the coding sequence ATGAAGAATACAGGTAAACGAATTGATCTAATCGCTAATCGCAAACCTCAAAGTCAAAGAGTCTTATATGAATTAAGAGATCGACTTAAAAAGAATAACTTTATATTAAATGATAAACATCCCGATATCGTGATTTCCATAGGTGGGGATGGGATGCTTTTGTCTGCTTTTCACAAGTATGAAGACCAGCTGGATAAGGTTCGCTTCGTTGGTGTTCACACAGGTCATTTAGGCTTCTATACGGATTACCGTGATTTTGAACTAGATCAACTGCTTACTAATCTACAGTTGGATACTGGGGCTCGTGTGTCTTACCCGCTGTTAAATGTAAAGATATTTTTGGAAAATGGAGAAGTGAAAATTTTCCGAGCTTTGAATGAGGCTAGCATTCGGAGAGCTGATAGGACTATGGTTGCCGATATTATCATTAACCAAGTGCCATTTGAACGTTTTAGAGGAGATGGCCTGACGGTATCGACGCCAACCGGGAGTACAGCCTATAACAAATCTCTTGGTGGAGCTGTTTTACATCCTACTATTGAGGCCCTACAATTGACAGAAATTGCGAGTCTTAACAATCGTGTCTACAGAACCTTAGGTTCTTCTATCATTGTGCCTAAGAAGGATAAGATAGAATTGATACCAACTCGTAATGACTATCATACGATTTCTGTTGACAATAGCATTTATTCTTACCGTAATATTGAAAGAATAGAATACCAGATAGACCATCATAAGATTCATTTTGTAGCAACACCAAGCCATACTAGTTTTTGGAATCGTGTCAAAGATGCCTTTATTGGTGAGGTGGATGAATGA
- a CDS encoding uracil-DNA glycosylase: MEHSSWHALIKEQLPEGYFGKINHFMEQVYAQGTVYPPKEKVFQALITTPLEEVKVVILGQDPYHGTGQAQGLSFSVPDSIPAPPSLQNILKELADDIGVKNSHDLTTWAEQGVLLLNACLTVPAGQANGHAGQIWEPFTDAVIKVVNNIDRPVVFVLWGAYARKKKSLVTNPQHLIIESAHPSPLSVYRGFWGSKPFSKVNAFLKETGQEPIDWLR; the protein is encoded by the coding sequence ATGGAACACTCGTCTTGGCATGCTTTGATTAAAGAGCAATTACCTGAGGGTTATTTTGGGAAAATCAATCACTTTATGGAGCAGGTTTATGCCCAAGGAACTGTATATCCTCCTAAAGAAAAGGTTTTTCAGGCTCTTATAACAACTCCTCTGGAAGAGGTTAAGGTGGTGATTCTAGGCCAAGATCCCTATCATGGGACTGGTCAAGCTCAGGGCTTGAGTTTTTCAGTTCCAGATTCTATTCCAGCACCTCCTTCTTTGCAAAATATCTTGAAAGAACTTGCAGATGATATTGGAGTTAAGAATTCACATGATTTGACTACTTGGGCCGAGCAGGGGGTCTTGCTTCTCAATGCTTGCTTGACGGTTCCTGCTGGTCAAGCAAATGGTCATGCTGGGCAGATATGGGAACCTTTTACAGATGCTGTGATCAAGGTTGTCAATAATATTGATAGACCCGTAGTTTTTGTACTTTGGGGAGCTTATGCACGTAAGAAGAAGTCCTTGGTTACAAATCCTCAGCACTTGATTATCGAATCAGCCCACCCAAGTCCTCTTTCTGTTTACAGAGGATTTTGGGGTTCTAAGCCTTTTTCTAAGGTCAATGCATTCTTAAAAGAAACAGGACAAGAGCCAATCGATTGGCTTAGATAA